A stretch of the Chelonia mydas isolate rCheMyd1 chromosome 5, rCheMyd1.pri.v2, whole genome shotgun sequence genome encodes the following:
- the ELL2 gene encoding RNA polymerase II elongation factor ELL2 isoform X3, which yields MKCITLTSTCQMLAKIILREALIVSSKLSQGKRVQIRKAPQSIPDAVPERKRSTPINPANTIRKTHVNNSVSQRPYRDRVIHLLALKTYKKPELLARLQRDGVNQKDKNSLAAILQQVANLNPKDNSYTLKDYVFKEIQKDWPGYNEIDKQSLELVLSRKLNSSQNATSTSHLESPLSSSKDAASASPSQKRLLDSDFIDPLMNKKPRISHLTNRVQPTLNGHLTASNERATAPPPPPPPPPPAAAATPTPPTLPSTRLPVSNPPQPVNSNSNSPSTPEGRGTQDLPVDSFSQNGNSIFEDQQEKYTSRTPLEMPAPTAVELACPKSTDEVHSVLHKKSKKKSKKHKEKDQIKKHNMESMEEKEKDLKKEGIVKLKNSSLDSSEGVKETCTDSTDPSSTSELPDYFVKYIAIVSYEQRQSYKDDFNAEYDEYRSLHARMENVTRRFMKLDAQRKLLSPGSKEYQVFQALGGWEKIPPLRRRQGLTLSSTWLHNILQGALRRWLYKRIFKHSHFPSMALSQLCLQTCSSPQQEGDQRIKVVHEEVLKEYRKIKQSSPNYHEEKYRCEYLHNKLAHIKRLIGEFDQRQAESWH from the exons GTAAAAGAGTACAGATTCGGAAAGCACCACAAAGTATTCCAGATGCAGTGCCCGAGAGGAAAAGGTCAACACCCATCAATCCTGCAAATACAATACGAAAGACCCACGTAAACAACAGTGTTTCTCAGCGACCATATAGAGACAGGGTGATTCACTTACTGGCACTGAAGACCTACAAGAAACCAGAGCTACTTGCTCGCTTGCAGAGAGATGGCGTTAATCAAAAAGACAAGAACTCCCTTGCAGCTATCCTTCAGCAG gTAGCCAACTTGAATCCCAAGGACAACTCTTACACTCTGAAGGATTATGTATTTAAAGAGATCCAAAAAGATTGGCCTGGATACAATGAGATAGACAAACAGTCATTGGAGTTAGTACTTTCTAG AAAACTAAATTCATCTCAGAATGCCACCAGCACCAGTCATTTGGAATCTCCTCTAAGTTCTTCTAAAGATGCTGCATCTGCTTCTCCTTCCCAG AAACGGCTGTTGGATTCAGATTTTATTGATCCTTTAATGAATAAAAAACCAAGAATATCTCACCTTACCAATAGAGTTCAACCAACATTAAATGGTCACTTGACTGCTTCCAACGAGAGAGCTactgcaccaccaccaccaccaccaccacctccccctgCAGCCGCTGCCACCCCGACTCCTCCAACGCTTCCTTCAACTCGCCTTCCTGTTTCAAATCCTCCTCAGCCGGTGAACTCTAACTCCAATTCCCCTAGCACTCCTGAAGGCCGAGGGACTCAAGACCTGCCTGTTGATAGTTTTAGTCAGAATGGCAACAGCATCTTTGAGGACCAGCAAGAAAAATATACCTCTAGGACTCCTTTGGAAATGCCAGCACCCACTGCAGTTGAGTTAGCATGTCCAAAGTCAACAGATGAGGTACATTCAGTGTTGCACAAAAAATCCAAAAAGAAGTCAAAAAAACATAAGGAAAAGGACCAAATCAAAAAACATAACATGGAGAGTatggaagaaaaggagaaagacCTTAAGAAAGAAGGAATTGTCAagctgaaaaattccagtttggatTCAAGTGAAG GTGTTAAAGAGACTTGCACTGACTCTACAGATCCTTCATCAACAAGTGAACTACCAGACTACTTTGT AAAATATATAGCTATTGTCTCATATGAGCAACGCCAGAGTTACAAGGATGACTTCAATGCAGAGTATGATGAATACAGAAGCTTACATGCCAGGATGGAGAATGTCACTAGAAGATTTATGAAACTTGATGCTCAGCGTAAGCTCCTTTCTCCAGGATCTAAGGAGTATCAG GTTTTCCAGGCTTTGGGAGGGTGGGAGAAGATCCCTCCCCTTAGACGTAGGCAAGGCCTTACGTTAAGTAGCACGTGGCTGCACAATATTTTACAGGGGGCATTGAGAAGGTGGCTATACAAGAGGATCTTCAAACATAGCCACTTCCCCTCCATGGCCTTATCGCAGCTTTGTCTGCAGACTTGCTCTTCTCCACAGCAGGAGGGTGACCAGAGAATAAAG GTAGTTCATGAGGAAGTCCTAAAGGAATATCGGAAGATCAAACAG TCCAGTCCCAACTATCATGAGGAAAAGTACAGATGTGAATATCTTCATAACAAACTGGCTCATATTAAAAGACTAATAGGTGAATTTGACCAACGACAAGCAGAGTCATGGCACTAA
- the ELL2 gene encoding RNA polymerase II elongation factor ELL2 isoform X4, with protein MTRERMTQAEEESRNRSTKVIKPGGPFVGKRVQIRKAPQSIPDAVPERKRSTPINPANTIRKTHVNNSVSQRPYRDRVIHLLALKTYKKPELLARLQRDGVNQKDKNSLAAILQQVANLNPKDNSYTLKDYVFKEIQKDWPGYNEIDKQSLELVLSRKLNSSQNATSTSHLESPLSSSKDAASASPSQKRLLDSDFIDPLMNKKPRISHLTNRVQPTLNGHLTASNERATAPPPPPPPPPPAAAATPTPPTLPSTRLPVSNPPQPVNSNSNSPSTPEGRGTQDLPVDSFSQNGNSIFEDQQEKYTSRTPLEMPAPTAVELACPKSTDEVHSVLHKKSKKKSKKHKEKDQIKKHNMESMEEKEKDLKKEGIVKLKNSSLDSSEGVKETCTDSTDPSSTSELPDYFVKYIAIVSYEQRQSYKDDFNAEYDEYRSLHARMENVTRRFMKLDAQRKLLSPGSKEYQVFQALGGWEKIPPLRRRQGLTLSSTWLHNILQGALRRWLYKRIFKHSHFPSMALSQLCLQTCSSPQQEGDQRIKVVHEEVLKEYRKIKQSSPNYHEEKYRCEYLHNKLAHIKRLIGEFDQRQAESWH; from the exons GTAAAAGAGTACAGATTCGGAAAGCACCACAAAGTATTCCAGATGCAGTGCCCGAGAGGAAAAGGTCAACACCCATCAATCCTGCAAATACAATACGAAAGACCCACGTAAACAACAGTGTTTCTCAGCGACCATATAGAGACAGGGTGATTCACTTACTGGCACTGAAGACCTACAAGAAACCAGAGCTACTTGCTCGCTTGCAGAGAGATGGCGTTAATCAAAAAGACAAGAACTCCCTTGCAGCTATCCTTCAGCAG gTAGCCAACTTGAATCCCAAGGACAACTCTTACACTCTGAAGGATTATGTATTTAAAGAGATCCAAAAAGATTGGCCTGGATACAATGAGATAGACAAACAGTCATTGGAGTTAGTACTTTCTAG AAAACTAAATTCATCTCAGAATGCCACCAGCACCAGTCATTTGGAATCTCCTCTAAGTTCTTCTAAAGATGCTGCATCTGCTTCTCCTTCCCAG AAACGGCTGTTGGATTCAGATTTTATTGATCCTTTAATGAATAAAAAACCAAGAATATCTCACCTTACCAATAGAGTTCAACCAACATTAAATGGTCACTTGACTGCTTCCAACGAGAGAGCTactgcaccaccaccaccaccaccaccacctccccctgCAGCCGCTGCCACCCCGACTCCTCCAACGCTTCCTTCAACTCGCCTTCCTGTTTCAAATCCTCCTCAGCCGGTGAACTCTAACTCCAATTCCCCTAGCACTCCTGAAGGCCGAGGGACTCAAGACCTGCCTGTTGATAGTTTTAGTCAGAATGGCAACAGCATCTTTGAGGACCAGCAAGAAAAATATACCTCTAGGACTCCTTTGGAAATGCCAGCACCCACTGCAGTTGAGTTAGCATGTCCAAAGTCAACAGATGAGGTACATTCAGTGTTGCACAAAAAATCCAAAAAGAAGTCAAAAAAACATAAGGAAAAGGACCAAATCAAAAAACATAACATGGAGAGTatggaagaaaaggagaaagacCTTAAGAAAGAAGGAATTGTCAagctgaaaaattccagtttggatTCAAGTGAAG GTGTTAAAGAGACTTGCACTGACTCTACAGATCCTTCATCAACAAGTGAACTACCAGACTACTTTGT AAAATATATAGCTATTGTCTCATATGAGCAACGCCAGAGTTACAAGGATGACTTCAATGCAGAGTATGATGAATACAGAAGCTTACATGCCAGGATGGAGAATGTCACTAGAAGATTTATGAAACTTGATGCTCAGCGTAAGCTCCTTTCTCCAGGATCTAAGGAGTATCAG GTTTTCCAGGCTTTGGGAGGGTGGGAGAAGATCCCTCCCCTTAGACGTAGGCAAGGCCTTACGTTAAGTAGCACGTGGCTGCACAATATTTTACAGGGGGCATTGAGAAGGTGGCTATACAAGAGGATCTTCAAACATAGCCACTTCCCCTCCATGGCCTTATCGCAGCTTTGTCTGCAGACTTGCTCTTCTCCACAGCAGGAGGGTGACCAGAGAATAAAG GTAGTTCATGAGGAAGTCCTAAAGGAATATCGGAAGATCAAACAG TCCAGTCCCAACTATCATGAGGAAAAGTACAGATGTGAATATCTTCATAACAAACTGGCTCATATTAAAAGACTAATAGGTGAATTTGACCAACGACAAGCAGAGTCATGGCACTAA